The following proteins come from a genomic window of Nicotiana tomentosiformis chromosome 12, ASM39032v3, whole genome shotgun sequence:
- the LOC138902704 gene encoding uncharacterized protein, with product MNSNQHVLNNVNLSFQATKIAKFETDLQNWNISNEPFKKIYEIGSCSFIKKHNIKTYESTIAINNSLEIIKLLSEQDLNRYKHQFNYLHIGLVQIAVKPLFRKGLDVPVCMLLRDARLLNFDESLLGVLQSNLANGQVYFNCYPNFSVDINDPNVMDTLTLNVKTKNMNSKTNTREIAIIHRVYYRLMDTTLAPKA from the coding sequence ATGAATTCGAACCAGCATGTTTTGAATAATGTTAATTTATCTTTTCAAGCAACTAAGATTGCTAAATTTGAAACTGATTTACAAAATTGGAATATTTCCAATGAACCTTTCAAAAAGATTTATGAAATAGGAAGTTGTAGCTTTATTAAGAAGCATAACATTAAAACCTATGAGTCCACTATTGCTATTAATAATTCTTTAGAAATTATTAAATTACTCTCTGAACAAGATTTGAATAGATATAAACATCAATTCAATTACTTGCATATAGGACTAGTCCAAATTGCTGTCAAACCTCTCTTTCGAAAAGGTTTAGATGTACCTGTTTGTATGTTGTTGAGAGACGCTCGTCTCTTAAACTTCGATGAATCTCTCTTAGGAGTCCTTCAAAGTAACCTCGCTAACGGCCAGGTATACTTTAATTGCTACCCTAATTTCTCGGTTGATATCAATGACCCTAACGTCATGGATACGCTGACATTAAATGTCAAAACCAAGAACATGAATAGCAAAACTAACACTCGAGAGATAGCTATCATTCATCGAGTCTATTACAGACTTATGGACACTACTCTTGCTCCCAAGGCTTGA